TTGACGAGTCATGGTGAAGTCGCCTCATGCTCGGGAGTGAAGTGGAGAATCGTCGGCGATCAGCATAGATTCCCGGGCAAAGGGTGTCAAGGCGAGGGAGGGGCTTCTTCATTCGGAAATTCCCGTCAATCCAGTCACCTTCGCTCATCGGTCATCAGGACCGCCCCGCAGGAATGACACGGCTTCCGCCAACGTGGTGATCACCTGACACGGCAAGGCCACCGGAGCGGACAAAGGTTGCCGCGCCAGCAACAGATTGCTCCCCACGCCGGCGGCGATTCCGGCCTGGATATCGCTCAACCGGTCTCCGATCAGCAAGGAGCCGGCCAAATCCAGTTGGAGTTCATCCCGGGCCGCCAGGATCATGCCCGGACCCGGCTTGCGGGAAGGATCCTCCCGCCGATACACCCCCACCCCTTCCGTGGGATGGTACGGAGAAAAATAAACCCGGTCGATGGGCGCATCCTGACGGGCAAACTCCCCGTGCATCCAGGCGGTCAACCGGTGGAACTGCTCCTCAGTGTACAATCCACGACCGATGCCGGATTGATTGGTCACCACCACCAGCCGATAACCCAGTGCACAGGCCTGACGGGTCAGATCGAAAATGCCCGCCACAAACGCCACCTCCTCGATCCGATGGACATAACCGCGATCCTCGTTGATCACCCCGTCCCGGTCCAAAAACAGCGCCCGTTGCATCATCCGCGTCCCATGCTCACCGAAAAAAGCTGATCCAAAAAAAACGTTACTCCGGACCGAAGGCAGGCCATTGTCATTCTGGCCGGATCACCGTTTCGGCGCAAGCCCATTCACGGTGACCCAAACACACACCACCGAAAACACCATCCAACCTGGAATCGGCAGGATCAGACGTGTTATCGTGGAGCCGTTTCTGATATGATTTTTTGTAACGACCGTATCACCCCGCACTCCGGCCAAAGGCACCCCGATGATCTCCGTACTCTCGGAACTCGAACAAGACGCCCTGCTGGAAGTATTGAACCTGGGCATGGGGCAGGCGGCGGACGCGCTTTCCCGCATGGTGAACGAAGAGATTCTGCTTTCCGTGCCCAGGCTGCACTTTCTGCCCTGGAGCCAGGCCACATCCCTGATCGGTCCCACCCCCGACGCCCTCATGACCGGCGTCAGACAACGGTTCACCGGTCCGTTTCACGGCTCCACCCTGCTGATCTATCCTCGGGAAAAAAGCCTGGAACTGGTGCGCGCCCTACTCCAAGACGAAGTCGAACTGGACGAATGCCGGGAGATGGAACAAGAAAGCCTCACCGAGGTGGGCAACATTCTGCTCAACGCCTGTCTGGGATGTCTGGCCAACATCATGGGGGTGGAAATCCTGTGCGACCTGCCGGAATACCTGCAAGGCACCTGCGACGAACTCCTGAGCGAAGAGCGTCGCAACAGCGCCCACGAAGAACTCATTTTATTGTTGTTCGTGGATTTCGTCACCCACGGGGACACGGTCAAGGGCCATGTGGTGTTGCTGTTCGACTCCTGGGCCATCTCCCGCCTCAAGCAGGAGTTGACCGGACTTCTGCACCGCTTCGACGGATGACTCCCATGACTCCTCCCCCCAGTCCGCCACCGCTCCCGGATCCATCCCTGCTCTGGTCCCTGGTGGAAGAGGCCGCCCTTGGCTGGATTCTCCTCGACTCGCAAGCCCGGGTGGTCACCTGGAACCCCTGGATGGAACGAACCTCCGGCATCTCCAAAGAACAGATCCTGGGACACCCCTTGAGTGAACGGTTTCCGACGCTGCGCCACTCCCGTCTGGAAAAGGCCATCGCCGACGCCTTGAACCGGGGATTGCCCGGTCTGCTCTCCCCCCGTCTGAACGCCCCCTCGCTGCCGTTGAAAAACGGCTGCGGCCAGACCCTGCACCAGACCATTCTGGTCAAGCCGGTGGAACCCAACGGCTTGGGACGTTACTGTTTCATTCAGATCCAGGACGTGACCCACGCGGTGACCCGGGATCGACGCCTGCGGGAAAGCACCCGGGATCTGCGTCGCGCCAAAAGCACGACCGAAACGACCAATCGGCTCAAGAGTCAATTTCTGCTCCACATGGGCCACGCCCTGCGCACCCCCTTGAGTACCATCCTGGGCATGGCGGAACTCCTGAAAAAAGCGGACGATCTCCACAAGGTCCGACGTCAGGCCAGGGCGATCCACGACTCCGGGGAGGCGTTGCGGAGCATTCTGGACGACATACTGGACTACGCCCGCATCGAAGCCGACGCCATCGCCCTGGAAACCATTCCTTTCGATCCGACGACGCTCCTGATCGAAGTGAGCGAATCCATCGCGACCCGGGCCAGAGCCAGGGAGATCGATTTTCTCACCGACATTCCCGCGGATCTGCCATTCCGGCTCATGGGGGATCCGCGGTGCGCCCGTCAGGCGTTGACCCATCTGCTCCACCACGCCCTGAGCACCACTCCCCGGGGAGAGATCCGGTTGACGGTACGCCATCTCAAAAACACGCACGGGGAAGCGCGGCTCGCATGTGTCATCCGCGACACCGGCACCGGTCTGGATGCCGCCGGAGTCAACCGGCTTTTCACCCCGCTGGATCCGAACGACACCTTCACGCCCCCCCTCCACCCGGACGGACATCCCCTGGGACCCGCCATCGCCCTGGGTCTGGTCAAAAAGATGCAAGGCACCCTCGATGTGGAAAGCGCGCCGGGTCGCGGAACGATTTTCCGGGTTGAACTGCCCTTTTCCCTCCCATCCCGGCCCCAGGCTGCGCCCCTGCCCCCTCACCCGGAAACCGCCCCTCCCGTGAACCCCTCCCCCTTTCCCCGCGGGGTCAAGATCCTGGTGGTGGAAGACGACGAAATGAACCGGGAAGTGACCCATGGCATGCTCAAACGACTGGGGGTGATGGCAGAACTGGCGGGCAACGGGGAAGAGGCGTTGCGACAACTGGCCAGCAGCCGCTACGATCTGGTATTCATGGACTGCCAGATGCCCACCATGGACGGTTTCACCGCCAGTCGCCTATTTCGCGACGAAGAATCCAGCCGCCACAGCCATACCCCCATCGTGGCCCTGACCGCCAACGCCATGAAAGGGGATCGGGAACGGTGTCTGCAAGCCGGCATGGACGACTATCTGACCAAACCGGTGCGGGGGGATACCCTCAAACAGACCATCCTGCGCTGGGTCCACTGGTAATTCCCCCCGACTCCACCGCTGCATCGGCTCCCCCGGCCATTCCTGACCACTTGATTGTTCAATCATTATGATGGTAAACAAACACGCAGGCGCGACAACGGGGCAGCGCGCCCCTTCAAGCGGACTCCAACGACAAGCCGAAGCAATCCTGATCCGGCGCACCTCACCCCAGGCATGCGTATCCTCCCATGAATGTTCTGCGTTCCATTCGACAATCCGTCAGCCACAAGATTCTCTTCGTGATCGGGTGCGTCGGCACGGTCGCCATGCTGGCGCTGGGTGTCATTCTGATCGGCCACATGAAACAATCCCTGCTCGAAGAAAATCAGAGCGCCGTCATCCGCATCGCCGATACCGCGACCCGGGGATTGCAGGCGATCATGCTGGCCGGTCAAGCTCCCATCGCCCATGATTACATGGACAAACTCAAAGAAGTGGAAGGACTGGAGACCATCCGGGTCTTCCGGGTCAACGGCTCCGAGGCGTTCCTGCCGGAAAGCTCCGGCAGCCGCATCGACCCGGCGTTGACCACCCCTTTTCAGCAAACCCTGCAAGCCCAGCGACAAACCCTGCTGACCACCACCGGCCCGGACGGCATCGGACGCACCACCATTTTAGCCCCGATCGCGAACCGGGAACCCTGTCAAGCGTGTCACGGCAAGGATCATCCCATCCGCGGCGTCTTTCAGTTGACCATCTCCCAAGGCGCCAGCGAAACCCGCCTGGGGGAAGCGAAAAGCGTTTCGGTGATGGTGATGATCGTGGCGATTCTGTTGTTGATCGTATTGATTCACCTGGTCCTGATTCGCCTGCTGCAAACCCCCATGGCCGACCTGCGGGCCGCCATCCTGCGCATCGCCAATGGGGATTTGACCCATCACATTGCCATACCTACGGGCATTCTGGATGATCTGGGACACATCGCCACGGATTTCAACGCCATGACCCTCCGGTTCCGCAACACCATCCGGCAGGTCTTTCTCCAGACCCGTTCCATGGCCGCCTGCGTCGGCGATCTGCTGGAAGTGCGCAACGGACTGGCCACCGACTCCATGACCAGTTTCCGTCTGGCGGAACAGACCGCCCGGGATCACCAACAGGTGGAACAACAAGTCTCCGCCATTCAATACGCCATCTCCCAAACCGCCGAACAGGTGGGGACCATCGCGGCGGCCTCCGAACAGTTGTCCTCCCTGATCCATTCCATCGCCTCCGGGTCGGAACAGGCCAGCAGCAACATCAACACCATGGCCTCCGCCGCCGAAGAAATTACCGCCAACATTTCCGGGGTGAACCAGAATCTCGCCCATGTGGACCAGTCGGTTTCGGCGGTGGCCGAAGCGGTTCGGGAGGTCACCGGTTCCATCGAGCAGGTGCGTCAACGCTGCCAGCAGGCCGGCGATGAGTCCCGACAGGCCAACGAAAAGGCCCAGGAAACCCATGACACCATGAGCCGTCTGGCCAACTCGGCCCTGGAGATCGATCAGGTGCTGGAGGTGATCAACAACATCGCCTCCCAAACCAACATGCTGGCCCTCAACGCCTCCATCGAGGCCGCCGGGGCCGGAGAGGCGGGCAAAGGGTTCGCGGTGGTGGCCAACGAGGTCAAGGAACTGGCCCGCCAGACCGCGGACGCCACACGCATGATCGCAGCCAAGATTCAAGACATTCAGGAACACACCCGCGAGGTGGCCGCCGCCACCACCGAAATCGCCGACCGGATCGAACGCATCGACGCCACCAACAACGAAATCACCCAGGCGGTGGATGAACAGGCCCACAGCATCAACGCCATCTCCCACTCCATCAGCGAAGTCGCCAACGCCTCCGGTGAGGTGACCCGCTCCGCCGGAGAACTGAACCTCGCCGCCCACGACATCGCCCGCTCCGCGCTGGAAGCGGCCAATGGCGCCGTCGAGGTGGCCCGCGCCGCCTCCGAGGCCTCCGGGGCCGCCACCCTGCTGTCCCAGCAAAACGAAACCCTCCACGCCTCGACCCAAAACATCTTCCAATCCGCCTCGGAAGCGGCGAACGCCACCACCAGCGCCAATCACAAGGTGGGCAGCATTCATCATCATGCCATTCTGGTCAACGGCGCGATCCATCATGTCTCGCTGCTGATCGATTCGGTCTCGGTACCGGGTCGCAAGCTGGAACGTTCGGTTCATGACCTGATCATGCACCCCGAACCCTTCCCGGTGGAAAAAATCAAGGGCGCGCACCTCAAATGGCTCGGCAAGCTCGAAAACGTCATCCGGGGACGCAGCGACCTCAAACCCGAACAGGTGGCCAGTGGCCGGGAGTGCGATTTCGGCCTGTGGTATTACGCCGACGGCGAGACCCGTTTCGGAGAGATGGACATTTTCCAGCAAGTCGGGGAGACCCATCTGCAGGTCCACGAGGTAGCCCGGGAGGCGGTACGTCTGGCCAGTCGGGGCGACATTCAACTGGCGGAACAGAAAATGGAAGAGTTTAACGCCATCAAGGATCGACTGTTCGACCTCATGGACGAACTGTACATGGCCGCCTCCGCCCTGGATTGAAGCAGATTCCGACGTTTTTTGCCTCTCTGCCGATCCGGTTGACGCCCCGACCACCCGGGCAAATCTTGCCGGAAGAGGGGCCCGTGGCGTCCTTCCCCCCCCCCGCCCATCCCCCTTCCCCACACCAAAACCCCCGCCACGCCTGGACTGACACGATGACGCGGTGAATTGGCATAAACTTGGCAACAGACCACTTCGCACCCGATCACCGGCAAAAAGCATCGGGCAACATCCTGACATCCGCCGCCTTGTGCGTGGAGAGACCAAAATGGGTATCAGCATTTCACTGGAAAACCGCCGCAGATTGATGATCGACCCCTCCTTGTTCGCCAAGAAACCCCGCGCCCTGGTGGAGGAGATCGAGGAGTATCGCAAGGAGACCGAGCGGCTCGGCAGAATCTACGATCTGCACCGACAATTGGGCGCGACCCTGGATCTGGACTCGATGATCGAGGCCTTTGCGCTCTGGCTGATCCCGGTGATGCCGCACAATCTGGTGGCCTACCGACGTTTTGGCCGTCGACTGCACTCCGCCTGTTCGTGTCACGGTCCGGATCGGCAACTGTTGCAGGAGATGGCCCAGGAGCTGATGAACCATCCCATCCACGAAAAACACTCCGGTGAACTGCCCACGGTGGGACGATTCTATCACCTGTGGCCGCTGGACCCGGATCACGACGACTGCCTGCTGGTGATCCATCCCTGTCCGGAACTCTCCACGGCGCCGTTCCTGCATCTGGAAGAAGAGGTGCTGGCGGAGTTGCGTGGACCTTTGGAGCGGGCCATGGCCTACGAGGATTTATACGATCAGGCGCGCCGGGACGCCCTCACCGGACTGGTCAACCGTCGGGTCTTCGAGGAGCGCGCCGCCATGGAGATCGCCAATGCCAACCGCCACGGCCAGCCTCTGGCCCTGGCCTGTCTGGATCTGGATCACTTCAAGGCGATCAACGATCGTCTGGGACACGGGGAAGGAGATGTGGTGCTGCAAACGGTCTCCCAGACCTTTACCCGCATCGTGCGGGATTCGGACCTGCTGGCCCGGATCGGGGGGGACGAATTCGCCATGATCCTGCCCAACACCAGCCTGGAAAACGCCAGTCTGCTCATGGAACGGCTCTGCGGAGCGGTGCGCGCCCTGGACATCCGCGCTCCCGACTCCGCGCCTCTGGGGGTCAGCGTGGGACTGGCCCAGTGGCGCTCCAACGCCTCCTTAGCGGAATGGTGGGAAAGCGCCGACGCCGCCCTCTACCGGGCCAAGGCCATGGGACGTTCCCGGGTCTGCCATTGACCCTTTGACAGGTGCCCCCAGGCCATCACGCGGCATGGGGGCCGGTTTCCCGGAAGTGTTGCTGGTTGGTTTCCATCCATCCTACCAAGAATGTCAGATCAAGTATTGACTATTACAAGACACCAGGTGACTATTTGTAGCTGCGGATACGGTTGAGGTTGACCCATTCATCCCAATTATCTTCGTAACCATCGTAATGAATCAGCACTTTATTGTCTCCTGACTCCAGAGCTGAGGCTTTGTACCAAGTGTCTTTCCAATACACTTGAATGGCCACTCGGTCCATGGAGACCCATTCATCCCAGCTGTTTTCATAGCCGGTATAGTGAATCAGTAATTGGG
This sequence is a window from Magnetococcales bacterium. Protein-coding genes within it:
- a CDS encoding HAD family hydrolase — its product is MMQRALFLDRDGVINEDRGYVHRIEEVAFVAGIFDLTRQACALGYRLVVVTNQSGIGRGLYTEEQFHRLTAWMHGEFARQDAPIDRVYFSPYHPTEGVGVYRREDPSRKPGPGMILAARDELQLDLAGSLLIGDRLSDIQAGIAAGVGSNLLLARQPLSAPVALPCQVITTLAEAVSFLRGGPDDR
- a CDS encoding chemotaxis protein CheC, whose translation is MISVLSELEQDALLEVLNLGMGQAADALSRMVNEEILLSVPRLHFLPWSQATSLIGPTPDALMTGVRQRFTGPFHGSTLLIYPREKSLELVRALLQDEVELDECREMEQESLTEVGNILLNACLGCLANIMGVEILCDLPEYLQGTCDELLSEERRNSAHEELILLLFVDFVTHGDTVKGHVVLLFDSWAISRLKQELTGLLHRFDG
- a CDS encoding response regulator; its protein translation is MTPPPSPPPLPDPSLLWSLVEEAALGWILLDSQARVVTWNPWMERTSGISKEQILGHPLSERFPTLRHSRLEKAIADALNRGLPGLLSPRLNAPSLPLKNGCGQTLHQTILVKPVEPNGLGRYCFIQIQDVTHAVTRDRRLRESTRDLRRAKSTTETTNRLKSQFLLHMGHALRTPLSTILGMAELLKKADDLHKVRRQARAIHDSGEALRSILDDILDYARIEADAIALETIPFDPTTLLIEVSESIATRARAREIDFLTDIPADLPFRLMGDPRCARQALTHLLHHALSTTPRGEIRLTVRHLKNTHGEARLACVIRDTGTGLDAAGVNRLFTPLDPNDTFTPPLHPDGHPLGPAIALGLVKKMQGTLDVESAPGRGTIFRVELPFSLPSRPQAAPLPPHPETAPPVNPSPFPRGVKILVVEDDEMNREVTHGMLKRLGVMAELAGNGEEALRQLASSRYDLVFMDCQMPTMDGFTASRLFRDEESSRHSHTPIVALTANAMKGDRERCLQAGMDDYLTKPVRGDTLKQTILRWVHW
- a CDS encoding CZB domain-containing protein, with translation MNVLRSIRQSVSHKILFVIGCVGTVAMLALGVILIGHMKQSLLEENQSAVIRIADTATRGLQAIMLAGQAPIAHDYMDKLKEVEGLETIRVFRVNGSEAFLPESSGSRIDPALTTPFQQTLQAQRQTLLTTTGPDGIGRTTILAPIANREPCQACHGKDHPIRGVFQLTISQGASETRLGEAKSVSVMVMIVAILLLIVLIHLVLIRLLQTPMADLRAAILRIANGDLTHHIAIPTGILDDLGHIATDFNAMTLRFRNTIRQVFLQTRSMAACVGDLLEVRNGLATDSMTSFRLAEQTARDHQQVEQQVSAIQYAISQTAEQVGTIAAASEQLSSLIHSIASGSEQASSNINTMASAAEEITANISGVNQNLAHVDQSVSAVAEAVREVTGSIEQVRQRCQQAGDESRQANEKAQETHDTMSRLANSALEIDQVLEVINNIASQTNMLALNASIEAAGAGEAGKGFAVVANEVKELARQTADATRMIAAKIQDIQEHTREVAAATTEIADRIERIDATNNEITQAVDEQAHSINAISHSISEVANASGEVTRSAGELNLAAHDIARSALEAANGAVEVARAASEASGAATLLSQQNETLHASTQNIFQSASEAANATTSANHKVGSIHHHAILVNGAIHHVSLLIDSVSVPGRKLERSVHDLIMHPEPFPVEKIKGAHLKWLGKLENVIRGRSDLKPEQVASGRECDFGLWYYADGETRFGEMDIFQQVGETHLQVHEVAREAVRLASRGDIQLAEQKMEEFNAIKDRLFDLMDELYMAASALD
- a CDS encoding GGDEF domain-containing protein — protein: MGISISLENRRRLMIDPSLFAKKPRALVEEIEEYRKETERLGRIYDLHRQLGATLDLDSMIEAFALWLIPVMPHNLVAYRRFGRRLHSACSCHGPDRQLLQEMAQELMNHPIHEKHSGELPTVGRFYHLWPLDPDHDDCLLVIHPCPELSTAPFLHLEEEVLAELRGPLERAMAYEDLYDQARRDALTGLVNRRVFEERAAMEIANANRHGQPLALACLDLDHFKAINDRLGHGEGDVVLQTVSQTFTRIVRDSDLLARIGGDEFAMILPNTSLENASLLMERLCGAVRALDIRAPDSAPLGVSVGLAQWRSNASLAEWWESADAALYRAKAMGRSRVCH
- a CDS encoding RNA-binding protein, which encodes MKKQLVLLVFACALMTASLAQAITGGDYARVRWKGKWYDAEVRQVSGTQLLIHYTGYENSWDEWVSMDRVAIQVYWKDTWYKASALESGDNKVLIHYDGYEDNWDEWVNLNRIRSYK